gatatataagactTCATTTTAGACCGATTGtgcctatgggcgctatataacaaagtggtccgattaaaaaaagaaacaaacttgatctgtctgcaatatagaggaatctacataccaaatttggcgtcactagcttttaaattgctcttataatttggatatgaaattttttttcgatttgtgggcgataaagtgggcgtggccgaattttgaaaaaaacttgatctgcttgcaatatagagaaacctacataacaagtttggtgtctctagctcttatagtctctgagatctaggtgttcatacagatggacggatagacagacagacagacggacattgctatatcgacttagctattgatgctgatcaagaatatatgtactttatagggtctgccacgcctccttctgcatgttacgcacatattcgttaaagcaaacccaatagacccctgtacttttttttaagtacggggtctaacaaaagaaaaaggagTGGAAAGAATCACCAGAAGAGTACTCAAGATCCGTGAACATTTGGTtcacacaaataaaattttaagtaagtaataaatacacactataataatttaaaatatttgctaattCACACACTTTCCTTTAGAGGAACAAACTGCACAAAAGGACGAACGTTGACTTGGCAGGCCGAAATTTAGAGCACTTGAAGGGGAAGAACAAGACCTTCAGGGATCGTGATAGAAATTGCTTGAAGTCGAGGCGCCGTGGATAAAGAGTAGATCCTaccaaaatcatttttaagaaatgctaaataaagaaatatttataaatgcaaagatatcgaatttcttataatttgcgCATACTCTTGCGATCTCCCTCAGTGAAATCCAATTATAGCTGTTTTGCCTGACA
This genomic stretch from Drosophila innubila isolate TH190305 chromosome 2L unlocalized genomic scaffold, UK_Dinn_1.0 5_B_2L, whole genome shotgun sequence harbors:
- the LOC117782744 gene encoding uncharacterized protein LOC117782744 produces the protein MNANAIIKSISILLNFIIARNDANLLQEGAPAEVLTNVRQNSYNWISLREIARHFLKMILVGSTLYPRRLDFKQFLSRSLKVLFFPFKCSKFRPAKSTFVLLCSLFL